GGAGCCGTGCTTGTGAAAGATGGTGAAGTGGTTTCGGAGGGCGTGAACGAGTTGCATATTAAGCATGATATAAGTGGTCACGCCGAATTGCTTGCGATACGCCGAGCGCAGGAACAGTTTCAAACGAATGATTTATCTGGATTTACGATGTATGCGAGCGGTGCACCTTGTGCAATGTGTTACAGTGCAATGATGTTTGCCGGAATTGAAAAAGCATATTATTGCGCAACTTTGGATGATGCTAAAGCTGTAGGTCTTGGAAAGTCTGCCGTGATTTACGACGAATTGCAAAAAACAGCAGACGCGCGCAAATTTGACATGTGCCATATGGAGATTGAAGAAAATATGCCAAACCCAATGGAATTATGGAAAGAACGAAACGTCTAAATGTTACGGGTGCCAGGAATGTTACAGGTGCCTGGCACCTGTAACATGTTTGAAATATAACTGTAATAATTGAGGTGGGATAGGGGGATTTGTTTGCTACCGATTATTGGTGTTTCTTCGAGTTTGAAAGAGGATGTTCTGACGGTTCCAACGGAGAATATGCATGCAATTGGGAAGTTTGGTGGCGTTCCGCTTGTGCTTCCTAATATGGTGTATGCTGGAATTGATACAATTGCTGAGATGATTGATGGATTACTTTTAAC
The nucleotide sequence above comes from Psychrobacillus glaciei. Encoded proteins:
- a CDS encoding nucleoside deaminase; this encodes MDKFMKRAVELAFENVQNGGQPFGAVLVKDGEVVSEGVNELHIKHDISGHAELLAIRRAQEQFQTNDLSGFTMYASGAPCAMCYSAMMFAGIEKAYYCATLDDAKAVGLGKSAVIYDELQKTADARKFDMCHMEIEENMPNPMELWKERNV